Sequence from the Gracilinanus agilis isolate LMUSP501 chromosome 6, AgileGrace, whole genome shotgun sequence genome:
NNNNNNNNNNNNNNNNNNNNNNNNNNNNNNNNNNNNNNNNNNNNNNNNNNNNNNNNNNNNNNNNNNNNNNNNNNNNNNNNNNNNNNNNNNNNNNNNNNNNNNNNNNNNNNNNNNNNNNNNNNNNNNNNNNNNNNNNNNNNNNNNNNNNNNNNNNNNNNNNNNNNNNNNNNNNNNNNNNNNNNNNNNNNNNNNNNNNNNNNNNNNNNNNNNNNNNNNNNNNNNNNNNNNNNNNNNNNNNNNNNNNNNNNNNNNNNNNNNNNNNNNNNNNNNNNNNNNNNNNNNNNNNNNNNNNNNNNNNNNNNNNNNNNNNNNNNNNNNNNNNNNNNNNNNNNNNNNNNNNNNNNNNNNNNNNNNNNNNNNNNNNNNNNNNNNNNNNNNNNNNNNNNNNNNNNNNNNNNNNNNNNNNNNNNNNNNNNNNNNNNNNNNNNNNNNNNNNNNNNNNNNNNNNNNNNNNNNNNNNNNNNNNNNNNNNNNNNNNNNNNNNNNNNNNNNNNNNNNNNNNNNNNNNNNNNNNNNNNNNNNNNNNNNNNNNNNNNNNNNNNNNNNNNNNNNNNNNNNNNNNNNNNNNNNNNNNNNNNNNNNNNNNNNNNNNNNNNNNNNNNNNNNNNNNNNNNNNNNNNNNNNNNNNNNNNNNNNNNNNNNNNNNNNNNNNNNNNNNNNNNNNNNNNNNNNNNNNNNNNNNNNNNNNNNNNNNNNNNNNNNNNNNNNNNNNNNNNNNNNNNNNNNNNNNNNNNNNNNNNNNNNNNNNNNNNNNNNNNNNNNNNNNNNNNNNNNNNNNNNNNNNNNNNNNNNNNNNNNNNNNNNNNNNNNNNNNNNNNNNNNNNNNNNNNNNNNNNNNNNNNNNNNNNNNNNNNNNNNNNNNNNNNNNNNNNNNNNNNNNNNNNNNNNNNNNNNNNNNNNNNNNNNNNNNNNNNNNNNNNNNNNNNNNNNNNNNNNNNNNNNNNNNNNNNNNNNNNNNNNNNNNNNNNNNNNNNNNNNNNNNNNNNNNNNNNNNNNNNNNNNNNNNNNNNNNNNNNNNNNNNNNNNNNNNNNNNNNNNNNNNNNNNNNNNNNNNNNNNNNNNNNNNNNNNNNNNNNNNNNNNNNNNNNNNNNNNNNNNNNNNNNNNNNNNNNNNNNNNNNNNNNNNNNNNNNNNNNNNNNNNNNNNNNNNNNNNNNNNNNNNNNNNNNNNNNNNNNNNNNNNNNNNNNNNNNNNNNNNNNNNNNNNNNNNNNNNNNNNNNNNNNNNNNNNNNNNNNNNNNNNNNNNNNNNNNNNNNNNNNNNNNNNNNNNNNNNNNNNNNNNNNNNNNNNNNNNNNNNNNNNNNNNNNNNNNNNNNNNNNNNNNNNNNNNNNNNNNNNNNNNNNNNNNNNNNNNNNNNNNNNNNNNNNNNNNNNNNNNNNNNNNNNNNNNNNNNNNNNNNNNNNNNNNNNNNNNNNNNNNNNNNNNNNNNNNNNNNNNNNNNNNNNNNNNNNNNNNNNNNNNNNNNNNNNNNNNNNNNNNNNNNNNNNNNNNNNNNNNNNNNNNNNNNNNNNNNNNNNNNNNNNNNNNNNNNNNNNNNNNNNNNNNNNNNNNNNNNNNNNNNNNNNNNNNNNNNNNNNNNNNNNNNNNNNNNNNNNNNNNNNNNNNNNNNNNNNNNNNNNNNNNNNNNNNNNNNNNNNNNNNNNNNNNNNNNNNNNNNNNNNNNNNNNNNNNNNNNNNNNNNNNNNNNNNNNNNNNNNNNNNNNNNNNNNNNNNNNNNNNNNNNNNNNNNNNNNNNNNNNNNNNNNNNNNNNNNNNNNNNNNNNNNNNNNNNNNNNNNNNNNNNNNNNNNNNNNNNNNNNNNNNNNNNNNNNNNNNNNNNNNNNNNNNNNNNNNNNNNNNNNNNNNNNNNNNNNNNNNNNNNNNNNNNNNNNNNNNNNNNNNNNNNNNNNNNNNNNNNNNNNNNNNNNNNNNNNNNNNNNNNNNNNNNNNNNNNNNNNNNNNNNNNNNNNNNNNNNNNNNNNNNNNNNNNNNNNNNNNNNNNNNNNNNNNNNNNNNNNNNNNNNNNNNNNNNNNNNNNNNNNNNNNNNNNNNNNNNNNNNNNNNNNNNNNNNNNNNNNNNNNNNNNNNNNNNNNNNNNNNNNNNNNNNNNNNNNNNNNNNNNNNNNNNNNNNNNNNNNNNNNNNNNNNNNNNNNNNNNNNNNNNNNNNNNNNNNNNNNNNNNNNNNNNNNNNNNNNNNNNNNNNNNNNNNNNNNNNNNNNNNNNNNNNNNNNNNNNNNNNNNNNNNNNNNNNNNNNNNNNNNNNNNNNNNNNNNNNNNNNNNNNNNNNNNNNNNNNNNNNNNNNNNNNNNNNNNNNNNNNNNNNNNNNNNNNNNNNNNNNNNNNNNNNNNNNNNNNNNNNNNNNNNNNNNNNNNNNNNNNNNNNNNNNNNNNNNNNNNNNNNNNNNNNNNNNNNNNNNNNNNNNNNNNNGGCCGGCACggacggcggcggcggcggcggagaCCTGAAGACTGCTCGCCTGTGGCGGGAGGCTGCCCTCCGAGCGCGCAAGCTGCGGGGCAACCTGCGGCAGCTGAGCCTGAGCGGAGCCGCGGCCGCAGCTTCCTCGGACCCGGGCACGGGCCCCCGGCCGCCCAGCCCCACGCCGGTCCAGCAGCCTCCGCCGCTCGTGCTGCCCCAGGACATCGCCGATGTGGAGGTGCTCAACTTGGGCAACAATGCCCTGGACGAGTTGCCCGCCGGCCTGGCCACCGCCCTGGGCAGCCTGCCCCTCCTGCGGGGCCTGGTTCTGCGCCGGAACCGCCTGCCCAGGCTGCCCCCGCTGCTAAGCCAGCTGGGCGCCCGCCTCACCGAGCTGGACGTGAGCCACAACCGGCTGGGCGCTGTGGCCGCCGAGGTGCTGAGCGCCCTGCCCCAGCTACGCAAACTCAACCTCAGCCACAACCAGCTGGCCGACCTGCCTGCCCAGCTGGGCGCCCTGGGACACCTCGAGGAGCTGGACGTCAGCTTCAACAGACTCCCACAGCTGCCCGACGCCCTGGGCCGCCTGCGTGCCCTGCGCACGCTGGACCTGGACCATAACCAGCTCACCGCTTTCCCCCCTCAGCTCCTGCAACTGGCCACCCTGGAGGAGCTGGACGTGTCCGGCAACAGGCTGCGAGGCCTGCCCGAGGAGATTGGGGCCCTGCGAGCTCTCAAGATCCTCTGGCTTAGTGGGGCTGAGCTCGGCACCCTGCCCTCTGGTTTCTGCCAACTAGCCAGTCTGGAGAGCCTGATGCTGGACAGCAACGGGCTGCAGGCCCTGCCCGCCCAGTTCAGCCGTCTCCAGCAGCTGAGGATGCTAAACCTCTCCTCCAACTGCTTCGAGGACTTCCCTGGGGCTCTGCTGCCTCTGGCCAGCCTGGAGGAACTCTACTTGAGCCGGAACCGGCTCACCGAGGTGCCGGCCCTCGTCTCCAGCCTGAGCAAGCTGCTCACACTCTGGCTGGACAACAACCGCATCCGCTACCTGCCCGATTCCATCGTGGAGCTGACGGGCCTGGAAGAGCTGGTGCTCCAGGGGAACCAGATTGCCGTTCTGCCGGATAATTTCGGGCAGCTCTCCCGTGTGGGGCTGTGGAAGGTCAAGGACAACCCGCTCATCCAGCCACCCTATGAGGTCTGCATGAAGGGCATCCCCTACATCGCAGCCTACCAGAAGGAACTGGCCCACTCCCAGCCCGCCGTGCAGCCTCGACTCAAGCTGCTGCTGTTGGGCCGCAAGGCCTCGGGCAAGACCTCCTTGCGCAGGTGCCTCACAGAGGGAGACCAAGAGGAGGGGATGAGGGCCGGGAGGAGCCGGGAGAAGGGCCACCCCGGCCTGGACGCCAGCCTTGGCCCAGCTTTGGGCTGTAACAGCAAGGGCATCGAAGTGACCAGCTGGACTGCCGATGCCGCCCGGGGCCTGCGCTTCATCGTCTACGACTTGGCAGGGGACCAGAACTATGAGGTCATCCagcccttcttcctctccccggGAGCCCTTTACGTCCTGGTGGTCAACCTGGCCACCTACGAGCCCTCCAGCTTCCCCTCTGCTGTGGGGTCCTTCCTGCATTGCGTGGGGGCCCGGGTGCCACACGCCGTGGTCTGCATCGTGGGCACCCACTCGGACCTGTGCGGGGAGCGGGAGCTGGAGGAAAAGTGCCTGGACATTCACAGACAGATTGCCCTGCAGGAGAAGCAGGACGCAGCCGGCCTGGGCCGCCTGGCCCGCGCAGTGGATGAGGCGCTGGCCGGGGACTTCGAGCTGCGCTGTTCCAGCCCCCACGCGGCCTACTACGGGGTGTCCGACAAGAACCTGCGGCGGCGCAAGGCCCACCTGCAGTACCTGCTCAAGCACCGGCCGCAGATCCTGTCCCCagtgctgcctgtgagctgcagGACCCCGGCGCAGCTGCAGAGGCTGCGCGCCAAGCTGTTGTCCGTAGCGGAGCACCGCGAGATCTTCCCCAACCTGCACCGGGTGTTGCCGCGCTCCTGGCacgtcctggaggagctgcactTCCAGCGGCCGCAGGCCGAGCGCCTGTGGCTCAGCTGGTGGGACTCGGCGCGCCTGGGCCTGCAGGCCGGCCTGACGGAGGACCGGCTGCAGAGCGCCCTCTCCTACCTGCACGAGAGCGGCAAGCTGCTCTACTTCGAGGACAGCGCCGCCCTCAAGGAGCACGTCTTCCACAACCTGCCCCGCCTCATCGACATCCTCAACGTCTTCTTCCAGCGCGACTCGGGCCTGCTGCTGCGCAAGCTGCTGCTCGGGGCCCAGGGCGAGGCCAGCGAGGCTGACCTGGCCAGCGGCCAGGATCCGCTGCGGGCAGCCCAGCTGCACCACTACGTGGAGGGCTTCCTCCTGCACGGCCTGCTGCCTGCCCACGTCATCCGGCTGCTGCTGCGGCCCCACGTGCAGGCGCCCCAGGACCTGCAGCTGCTCCTGGagctgctggagaagatggggcTCTGCTACTGCCTCAACAAGGCCAAGGGCAAGGCGCTGAATGGGGCGGCCGCCTCCTGGTACAAGTTCCCCTGCTATGTGCACCACGCTGAGGTGCCCCCAGCTGCCGAGGCCTGGCTCCACAAGCCAGGCTCTGGGGCGGCGGCGGAAGCGGCGGCGGCGGCCCTGGCCGGCCAGTCCTTCGTGGCCGAGCAGCTGCAGATCCGCTACAGCTTCCCCGTGCTCTTTCCCCCGGGCCTGTTTGCCCGCTACAGCGTCCAGATCAACCGGCACGTGGTGCAGCGCTCCGACGGCAACTTCCAGATCTTCGCCTACCGAGGGAAGGTGCCGGTGGTGGTGAGCTACAGGCCCGGCCGCCGGGGCAGCGGTGCAGGCAGCCTCCAGCCCGACACCCTGTCCATCGCCAGCCATGCCTCCCTGCCCAACATCTGGACCGCGTGGCAGGCCATCACCCCGCTGCTCGAGGAGCTGGACGCCCTGCTTCAGGAGTGGCCCGGCCTCTGCTACACCGTGCACATCCTCTGCTCCAAGTGCCTTAAGAGAGGCTCCCCCAACCCACACGCCTTCCCAGGTGAGCCGCTGGGGACAGACGGGTGGTGGGGTGCTGGGGCTTCACGTTTGCGGTGTAAGGGGAGCTAGTGGGGCTGGTGCTCTTTGTGAGAGCCCAGAGCTTGGGCCTGAGGGTTATTGGCAGGCTGGACGGGACCTGGAAAGCACCTAGAGATCATGGGGACTAGCCCCTTCGTTGTATGGGCCGGCCTGGGAAGCCAGGGCTGTTTAgggacttggccagagtcactcAGATATTAAGCAGtctcagaaaaaggaagttaaagaagcctagttcaaatcccatctctgacttTGGCACATCTCCCCCCTCCCCGCGAGGCTGCCAGGCCTTCAGGCTCTACAATCCCATGGTCCTGTCAAACCTCCAGCTCAGCCCCTGCCCCTTCCTCTCACCCCCACCTCCGGGACACACACTGCTCAAGGCCTGAGGCCGGGCCAGGAGAAGGCAGAGCTCAGAGCTAGGGGCAGAGAGGAGTGAGCCAGGGGCCCACCTGGCAGGGTTTGTTTTCCTGTCCTGAGAGGTGGGCAGCCCAGACCTCCAGAAAAGGTGGGCCTCGAAGCACTGAGCAGAGAGGTTTGGCAGTGCTGCTCAGTGCCCCATcgcctccctccccaccccattcgCTAAGCTGTCCACCCGGCCCTCAGCTTCCAGGGTCTGGTATCTCCTGCTTTTCCCTGCTAGATCCTGTACATTCCAAGCCCTGTGTCACAAGGCACGCCCTCCTTTTCTTTCGTGTCtgggacaaccagagaaaattctTTGGGTGCCTGAGCCCCGGGTGAATGGTTCATGGAAGGGTAGATTGGGCCCCAAGGCCTGTCTGGGTCATTTCCTAGCCCATCTGGGAGCCCAGGCCCAGAGCAACTGGGAGGCCAGGCTGGGGAGGCTTGGAGGCTCCCTCTGAGTGGCAGGTATTGGCACTCGTATGCAAAAGGGGATTCCCTTGGTGTTCAGAGcgttggcttctgaggtcctgaAGCCAAGCTTCGCCTTTGTCTTTGTGCTGCTGAGTCAAACACAGTTGGCTCCAAGGCCCCTGGGCAtgggcctggaggtgggagagtTTGTGTGAGAGAGGCTGGGTTTGGGCTTCCTCCACTCCAGTGGCCAAAGTCCTTTTCTGAGAACCCTGGCAGCAGCTTTTCCCCTAGGTGTGCCTCCTTGAGTGGGTCAGGCTGGGTTGACACTGTTCCAGTGCTCTAATCAGAAACATATTTGGATGTATTCTAGCCTGAGTCCCCATCAGCCTTCCCCACCCCACTTGGGCTCACCCCGCCCTGGCCCTGTTTACCGGGCCTTCTCCTGCTGCATTTCAGGGACTGAAACCAAAGCTCTGTGCCTCCCTGGGCGATCCGTGTCCTCAGCCGAGGGCATCCAAGGGGGCCTCCCCTCCTGGGACTTCGGAGGAAGCGGACACAGGCGTTTCCGATGGGCTGCCCCAGATCTCAGGCTGGCCCATTCATCCCCTGAAAAGGCCTCCAGATTACCAGTGAGCCGAGCCTGTGAGATCCTCTGTTATCTCATCACCCCTCGCCACCCTGCCTGCACCTCAGGCTCTCTTGAATTCCCTCTCTGTTCTCAGAAGCTGGGCAGACATTGGTTATCTGGGCCCCGAGGGAGCCCAGCTTAGAGGAAAGAAAGGCTATCTGCTCCCCCTGTGCAAGGGGCCAGCCTGGCTTCCATACCCACCCCGTGCAAGGCACTGGGGGACAAAGATGAGGGGCCCAAGAACCTTATGGTGAGGAAAGGGGAAACCCATACACACATGCCTGCAAGACAAGGCAGGGGGAGAGGAACGCCAAGAGGCCCAGGCAAAATGCCCAGAGAACTTGATGGCAGCTGACttgggaaagggggtgggagcaGGTTAGGTCAAGAAAGGGTTCCTGGGAGAAGGAACCCAAAAtgattcttgaaggaaggaatgaggtgGACCAAGACTTGAGCAGATGGACCCGGCATGGGGACAGAGTCGATTCCAAATGTGGGAGACGGGgtggggggggcggggaaggagCGGAGGCTCCACGCCAGATGGGAAGGGGCAGGATCATGTCAGGCAGTGGGGGATGCACTGATTTGTCTGGGACGTAGAGAATGTAAAGGAAAGTAAGTAGGAGTCCGGGTTCAGGAGTTAATAGCTTATTTGGAAAATCTTGGGGAATTTTGAGCAAAGGGCACCCATGACCAGAAGAATGAGATAGGTGCTTGGGCAGCTGTGAGAAAACTATCAGAGAAGGGAAGGCCCACCATCAGCCAAGAGGAGCTTCTTAGGGTACCCTTGGGGAGAAAAGCATTGACCTGAACTGGCGTGACCTCTACGGGAACAGAGGGTAGCCAATGAGTGGAAAAGCTGATTTGGAGATGGAGTTTAGAGCAGAAGTAGGAAAGTTAGTGTGGTTTGGATAGAGAATCTCAAGATTATTCTTAGAGAATTATTTCTCAAAATTGGAAGGAGTCTTGAGCACTGTTGAGCCCACCCcacctttttacagatgaggagactgagactgatgaaggttaagtgacttggccagggttccATAGCCAAGAAgcttctgaggtaggatttgaactcaggttttcctgacttcaagttccaagtccagaactcttaTCACCTCCATCTGGATGGAAGTATCTGATAGAGATTCCATTTTGGAGATCATgaaagaggttagggctggacaTTTGCCCTTGGAAGTCTTCTGGATGGAGGCATCATGAAAGCTGTGGCAACTGAAATATtctagggaggagagaagagaagaaggctcAGGGCAGAGCCTTTGGGAGTCCCATGTTTGGGGGGCAGGAGAAAGCTGAAGATCAGAAAAGGAAGTCAAAAGGGCCAAGCAtgtaggtaggaagagaaccaagagacaGCAGCGTTCTGAGAGATAGGGGAGAGGAGAGTGGCCTTGGTGATCCAAACAAGGGGTGCCAGCCCTTGGGGCACCCCAGTTCTACCTGGTCTGCTTGATGAGACTCCCCAGACACATTCCCCTGAGCCCCAAAGCCGGGAGTCCTCCAAAGGAAGGAAACTAGCCAATAAACAATCCAATCCGATTCACTTATTTCccgagcacctactgtgtgccaagtcaGGTGGATACGGAGGCAAACGTTAGCCCTGGCCCTCAGGATGCTTGTCGGTGACCTGAGTGGAAGGTGGGATATAACACAGAAAAAGAGCTAATTCCCCcgtctttctctctatttctagcTTTCCGTTTCCTCACATATATAAATAGCCATCGATACACACACATAGATGCATTTGAGGACGGAGACGTGACTCACTGCTTAGGGGAACCAGGAACAGTCTCCTGGAGGCTCCGGTCCCTGAGCCGGACAGAGCTCGCCAGGGCACTGGCACGGGGACTCCACGGGGAGTCCTTTTGGGCCGCTGTGTAGAGCGCATGCCCGTTGGGGCCCCTTTCctgctcctctcctctcccccttcagATCAGTGACCCGGCTTTGCAGGTGGCATCGAGTCTGCAGAGCGGGCAGGGACTTCTTCTAATGAGGCTTCtgcaagagaaaaataaacatgtGGCTGAAAAATCCTGAAATGATTAAGTTGCTGGGGTGGGAGCAGAGCGTGAGCTATTTGTACCGTTCTGGGAGTGGATTTCTGCCTCGTGTGCTCCTGCCCAAGAGCGAGGggtccctctctcctttctgcaaGGCTGGAGATTTTCCCAGAACGGCGGGAAAGAGAACCCAGGAAAGGAAACGTCGAGAGAAGGGAGTGAGGAAGCCGGGCCTGCAGCGCCCGCGTCTCCTCCCGGAGAGCTCTCCACGATCGCCCCGACTCTCACTCTGCCCACGTTGGGAGAGGGCCACGGCCACGAGGGCTGGCAGCccgggagggggaaaggaagggatcgAGGGCACCGTTAgggatggaaaaacaaaagaaatcaatacaCATTGATTTTGCTGGAAAGGCAGCAACAGCTGGCCATGCAGCAGAAAGAGGCTGGAGGGGGAACAAGCGGAGTTCTAATCATTGCCCTGCAAACAATCATTGGAATCATCCTGGCCCTCATGATtagtagctaacatttttatcatggttttttgttttaaaccctcaccttccgtcttagaatcaatactgtgtattggctccaaggcagaagagcggtaagggtaggccatgtgggtaagtgacttgcccagtgtcacacagctgggaagtggctgaggccagatttgaacctaggacctcccatctctaggcctggctctcaatccactgagctacccagctgccttgtatatcatattttaaagtttacaaaattccTGGCCCCTATTACCCTGCTTTCCATCTGAACGACCTGGAGCGAGAGGATTCCCTTGTCTAGGAGGTCTTAAGCACCTACTGGGTGCCAGGCCCTCCCTGGGAAAGCCTGGGGATCTCTCGGAGCCATTGCCGTGGGTCCCTCACCACTGATCAAAGATCAATAATAGTAGTTCCTGTTTATGTAAGCCCTTGGAAAATATGTTTGCTTGGCTGGGATTTGGGGGAAGGAGCCCTCAGTGTGGGGTTGGAGGCCGCCCCTAGGACCTTAGAAAAGTgtcagggcctcagttttcttgtctgtaaaatggcagGGTTGGTGCTTGCACCTCTGGTCCAAAGGATCCTAAGGGAGTCTTTGGGGTTCTTGGGATCGTGGTATTTCCTAAGCAGGAAACAGAACCatttcctcccacccccaggAGCCCTCTGCAGCCActcttacttcattttttttttcattttagttttacctttattttattttaatcacaaATTTCCACATCAGTTTTCTAAGATATGGGATCCGGgtggtctccctcccttctccactccCTGCGCATATTCTCACTTAAAACCTATTCCCGTAGTATTCATGTTTCTATCTCACTGAAGTTTTAAAGCTGGTGGGAGGATGGGACGGATGGGCCGGGCAGCTGGGACCAGGccaaggaggggaaaaggaggctAGAGAGGAAGATGGCCAGGTGAGGGCTCTGGCCggctcctctctttctcctctgggaCACGTTTACTGGCCAGAAGGTTCTCCGAGAGCTTGGGTGCGACCCCctcccctctgggcctcagtttcctcgatcCTGGGATCCCAGGACATAGGCTGCCCCTACAAATGGGTGCTGGAC
This genomic interval carries:
- the MFHAS1 gene encoding malignant fibrous histiocytoma-amplified sequence 1, with protein sequence AGTDGGGGGGDLKTARLWREAALRARKLRGNLRQLSLSGAAAAASSDPGTGPRPPSPTPVQQPPPLVLPQDIADVEVLNLGNNALDELPAGLATALGSLPLLRGLVLRRNRLPRLPPLLSQLGARLTELDVSHNRLGAVAAEVLSALPQLRKLNLSHNQLADLPAQLGALGHLEELDVSFNRLPQLPDALGRLRALRTLDLDHNQLTAFPPQLLQLATLEELDVSGNRLRGLPEEIGALRALKILWLSGAELGTLPSGFCQLASLESLMLDSNGLQALPAQFSRLQQLRMLNLSSNCFEDFPGALLPLASLEELYLSRNRLTEVPALVSSLSKLLTLWLDNNRIRYLPDSIVELTGLEELVLQGNQIAVLPDNFGQLSRVGLWKVKDNPLIQPPYEVCMKGIPYIAAYQKELAHSQPAVQPRLKLLLLGRKASGKTSLRRCLTEGDQEEGMRAGRSREKGHPGLDASLGPALGCNSKGIEVTSWTADAARGLRFIVYDLAGDQNYEVIQPFFLSPGALYVLVVNLATYEPSSFPSAVGSFLHCVGARVPHAVVCIVGTHSDLCGERELEEKCLDIHRQIALQEKQDAAGLGRLARAVDEALAGDFELRCSSPHAAYYGVSDKNLRRRKAHLQYLLKHRPQILSPVLPVSCRTPAQLQRLRAKLLSVAEHREIFPNLHRVLPRSWHVLEELHFQRPQAERLWLSWWDSARLGLQAGLTEDRLQSALSYLHESGKLLYFEDSAALKEHVFHNLPRLIDILNVFFQRDSGLLLRKLLLGAQGEASEADLASGQDPLRAAQLHHYVEGFLLHGLLPAHVIRLLLRPHVQAPQDLQLLLELLEKMGLCYCLNKAKGKALNGAAASWYKFPCYVHHAEVPPAAEAWLHKPGSGAAAEAAAAALAGQSFVAEQLQIRYSFPVLFPPGLFARYSVQINRHVVQRSDGNFQIFAYRGKVPVVVSYRPGRRGSGAGSLQPDTLSIASHASLPNIWTAWQAITPLLEELDALLQEWPGLCYTVHILCSKCLKRGSPNPHAFPGELLSQPRPEGVAEIICPKNGSERVNVALVYPPTPTVISPCSKKNVGEKHRNQ